In Heterodontus francisci isolate sHetFra1 unplaced genomic scaffold, sHetFra1.hap1 HAP1_SCAFFOLD_121, whole genome shotgun sequence, one genomic interval encodes:
- the LOC137359684 gene encoding probable G-protein coupled receptor 139 — translation MTESPGLCERSRGVNTDWVIALMKSTIQSAIGHGECLISNFQSLSLLSLTVNFLAIVILSRGKCGLSTCTTLYLVAMATADLLVIITEVILWKISNYYFPGSFLDITPVCTVIIVLIRAATDCSVWFTVTFTFDRFVTICCQKLKTKYCTEKTAAVVLATTCILLCLENVPFYFIFEPVEIIDNVPWFCYPIPSYFTEPGWVGFDWFDTVLTPLLPFALILLFNALTVRHILMASRVRKELKGQSKGENRSDPEMESRMKSVILLLTISGSFILLWLVYVIEFLYYIITGTDPRDYNGTEYIFRQVGLMLRTLSCCTNTFIYGATQSKFREQFKSMGKYLVRSIIQLMNKQKN, via the exons ATGACGGAGTCTCCTGGACTTTGCGAGAGGAGCAGAGGAGTaaatacagattgggtgattgctttgatgaagtccaccattcagtctgcaa TCGGACATGGAgagtgtttgatcagtaatttccagtctctttcccttctctctctcacagttaatttcctggcgattgtgatcctgtcccggggaaagtgcggcctctccacctgcaccactctctacctggtggccatggcaacggcagatctactggtcattatcactgaggtgatACTGTGGAAGATCAGTaattattatttcccgggatctttcctggaTATCACGCCTGTGTGTACTGTTATCATTGTCCTGattcgtgcagccacagactgttctgtctggttcaccgtcactttcacctttgatcgatttgtgaccatttgttgccagaagctgaaaacaaaatattgcaccgagaaaactgcagctgtggttctggcaacaacctgcattctgctctgtttagaaaacgtccccttctactttatatttgaacctgtCGAGATAATTGATAATGTTCCATGGTTCTGTTATCCAatcccaagctattttactgagcccggatgggtgggatttgactggtttgatacggttttaaccccattgctcccatttgctttaattctgttgttcaatgctctgacagtcagacacattttaatggccagtcgagtccgtaaggaactgaagggtcagagcaagggagagaatcgcagtgacccagagatggaaagcagaatgaaatctgtgattttactcttaaccatatctggcagcttcatacttttatggttggtgtatgttatagaattcttatattatatcaTTACAGGAACAGATCCCAGGGATTACAATGGTACTGAATACATATTCAGACAAGTTGGATTGATGCTGCGGacattaagttgctgcacaaacacatttatttatggggcaactcagtccaaattcagagagcagttcaagagcatgGGTAAATATCTGGTtagatcaattattcaattaatgaataaacaaaagaactga